A region of the Culex quinquefasciatus strain JHB chromosome 1, VPISU_Cqui_1.0_pri_paternal, whole genome shotgun sequence genome:
GTCCTAATCATAGTAATTGATTTTCTGTTGCCTTACTTTGGCACTCTCGGCTGCAGCAATAACTCGAGTACACACGAGTTTCTCCGCGGTCCAGAAATGATTGACTTTCGCCTCTTTTACGAGCTTTGCGCCAAAGCATTGGTGCGAAGCAGGAAGGGAGGCTGTATTTTTCGGGGGTTGGCAAATGTTACATGAAACACACGCAAAGAAAATAACCACCGACAGCTGTAATTGGATTAGAGCGTGGAGGACACTGTGTGAAATTTTATGGAGAAAATAtacatattttatttgaaatttacagAAGCTATGagcaaaattataaattatacgtgaaacatgtaaaattacatgtcACAGTGCGTGTACAATTCAACAGTGTAAAATTTCTGCAGTGTGTAAAATATTCGCAGTGAgaaattttaaggtaaaaatatgcatattttattgtaattttacggaagttttgagcaaaaattttaattacacgttaaacatgtaaaattacatgtgAATGAAAAATTCATCAGCGTTAAAATTATACAGTGTAAAATTTTAAGGtaaatatgtaaattttattgcaattttacaGAAGTATTGAGCAAAAAATTATATTACATGTAcaacatgtaaaattacatgtctttaatgtaaaattatagCTTATATCTAACACAAAATCTCGAAAGTAATTTGCTTAAGTTTCATTTCTTCACTTTTACACAAAGTGTctattgcatttttttgcagCATGTTAGATATTAATTCTTCTTTTACTGTTACATCAATTACAATGTGAACTTTGGTGTAATCGGAAAGAAACTAAAAAGTGTTTGTTTTCGTAATGCGCTACCGCTCCCACCCttcctcacacacacacactcacaaacaAAGGGTGGAAATTTTTGCACGTTTGCGTCCAAAACTAATGGGGCGTTTTTTTGCTCTTTACCTTTAGGAAAATTGCGTTTCGGAGAAGATAATCGCGCGATGCTGTTAGGCACAATGCAACGAGGAAAGTTTGCCCCGGGAAAGtggcgtgtgtgtgtgggttTTGTAGGGTGTGTGCACACGAATGAAATAGTAGGGTTGATTACCTCTCTTTTTTCGAGGCTTGGTGGAGGAGAAAAAAACTGCATCCCATGCAGTTGATTCGAAAGGGTTGTTTGCATATTGGTTTTCAGAGGAGGAGAAGCTTCtggaaatttgaattgaaagttaTAGTGGAGcttaaccttttttttcaacatttttttcaaactttttcacAAGTGACTCCAACATCCACTCTTCAGTACTAAAATTACGCAACCTTTAAACGATTCAACGCTGCCCGAGAAGGAGAGACGCACTTCTCAGGCGCAACAACTAAAAAAATGCAACGCGCGCTCGTCGTGCCGGTATAATCCAATCACGACAACCAACCAACCCCTGTCCACTCTCTGACAGggtaaacattaaacattttaatcGAATCATCCGCCGTCCGCTCCGGCTTGACCCAGCCAAAGCAAACAAGACAGGTTCTTACACTGGgttgcaaaaaaacaacaacactttTCTAATGGTCACTACACAATTTGCTCATATTCTGTTAGTTGGACGGTCTTGtgtttttacgaatttttgaaagtagctgtacatagacgcccttgtttgaatctttttttgtaattcactGCCTAGACATCCTTGTTtacataaattcaaataaaaaagtagtTGTCATAATTTgagtttggaaaaaatgttgtataCAGACGCCCTTGTTCGGATTCGAATTTTTAATCGCGTAGCATTGACGTTCTTGTTTATCTGAAATCATTCAAACAAAACGATTATTTGCACAGATCCATTGTTTGTAATAAACCAGAAATCAAGAAACAATTTCTaacatagacgcccttgtttgTTTTTTCTCATTACACAATTCTGAACCAAAATTCTTCGCAACCAGTGTACGGTGCGTCAAACTTGAAACGACCTTCAAAGTATGTGTTCAAACACGCTTGTACAAAACCCCCGTCGTCGGGTCGTGTCGGTCACCGTGCAGTCCCCGTTGCCGGTCACAAACCTGTTCAAGGGGAGGAGGTGCTGGTGGTGGGTTCACCTTAAAATGGGGCATTAAAATTCTTTCcaactgttgttgttgttcgggTTTGACAATCAAAGATCTGCGGCGCGCAAAAATTCACGTAACATGACACATGCCCCGGTCGTCGTCGTGATCGAATCAATGCTATTGATTGTGTTTTGGAGCGAGATGAGATGATGAATGGTTTGTTGTCGAGTTTTGGGCGAATCATCTTGAGAGCGTCTCGCAGGGCTAAATCCGCTTGACATGACTGAGTGGTGCGCTTGAGATTTGGGAGGACCTTCAAGACGATTCGTATCAAAATGACTCTTAGATTTCAGATGTTAATGTTCTTTCAAAACACGTATGTTTGAGAAATTTCAAGTGTAAAAATCTTATTAGTTTAAATTGCTATTGAAAATAAATCAAGCTTCACACTTTTACGTTCTGATTGATGTTAAAGCTATGTAAGTATAAGCAGTAAAACTTTTACATAATCattcaattttagttttgaagaaaaaacattTCAGTTTATTAGCAATACAATGTTTGCACGATTGCTTTGTTTATCACAAATTACCAATCAATAAACAATTTCCaacatagacgcccttgtttgTATTTAATTTACATCGATTTCATTAAGGTTTcaggttaagttttttttttcaattcaaaaattgtttgtcAGTTTGTCGTTTGCTGGTTAGATCAtgtgaaaaaatatgtataattattaaatttatttaatttacatttttagatgtaatttgacaaaaaacctattttctgTTAAATCCGTAATCTGAACTCtatcctttttatttttgtaagattttcaagggtcgtcattttttttttaatttaaacacgTACGTTCTTATTCTTCAATGTCGTCACGTGTGTCCCACCTgtcatttttagaatatttttttttctgcaaaatgctTTCATCTTTTTCTTGTCGTTCTTTTTTATTCACCTCTTAAATCACTGCGTTTCCCCAAcctgaaaaattataaattgataaaaaatctttaaatgttGGTGCCTTCGCTACTAACGGTCAGGGTCTGCAGCGACGTCACGTTTGTCCAAATCTgtcaaatttagataaatttgttagtgttaaaaatatattttcattttttgcagtCAATTACCTTTCGGTTCTTCGCCCATAGCAGCTCGTTTTCCCCAACCTGTATTTGTATCGAAACACATTTAGTAGATATTTGTagcttatttgaaaaaaaaaatgtttttaaaattgtttcaaagtCCCTTACCAGTATGCAGGTCACCCcagtctaaaaaaaatattgttgaaaaataaacacacgaataaacttaaatttactttttacCTTGGTGGTTTTCACTTCGTTTTTCCCACCCTGCAAATTTAGAACATTCATTAGAACATATTCTGTTAGTTGGACGGTCTTGTGTTTTTATGAATTTCGAAAGTAACTGtacatagacgcccttgtttgaatcttttttttgtgttttactgCCTAGACGTCCTTGAATTCATTCAAACAAAACGAttatttgcatgttttttttcacatttgcaTCTCAAGTTAaatgtttagtttagtttagtaagTGACTTACGGTCATGATCGATGGAGGCGTCACGGTTTCCCGagtctgaaaattttaatatgtttttttagtttcataTTTTTCCGTGCTGTAAAAACTTACCCCGAGTTGGCCCTCCTTGAGCGAAAACAACTGCGAGAGCAGCGAAAACGAATATCGCAAGTGTGAACTTCATAATTGTGGAACTTGCTGTGCTGTGCAGTTTTGATGAGGGATTTTATAGTAAATTTAACACCCACAAGGTTTGTATTGGCGTAATCATTTGATTAGCCACAGGCGGTTTGATACAGTGTGTGGCTTGTTTCAGTTACACTGTAAAAATgtcatgtaatattacatcttggAATGAGTACATTTTTTGTGTCTAAATtgaagtaatattacatcattgAAGACGTAATATTTAACCTTGCAATTATATACCTTTCAaatctacacatttttttttactgtgtatgagCTTAATGATAAGAAATTATTTAGTGTTTTAAGTCTTTCTTATAGttcatacaaataaaacaataaaaattaaaaaaaagctaaaatacATTGCTCAATTCaacatttcattttcatttttttcaggtAATGATTTTTGCTAAGGAATAAAGATGATCAACAACAACGGATAAGTATTGAATAAAACCAGCtagttttgttcaaatttttattttgaattttgttaaaataatgttGCTAGAAAAGAAATCTAATTCTCTTGAAGaaataaatttccatttttttgtgtgattcttGCGTTTTGACCTGTTGCGTGTCCTCAAATAATCTAAAAGTTTGAAATGTGgacgaaatatcaaaatccgcAATCAGTTTCAGTGTGAAGCTCCAATTTTTTTCACACAGTAAAAAACAGACAATCACATCGTCTTTGCAGATTGAATACTACaccgtaaaaaaaactttttttttattacatctGATAATGGGTACAACTTTTATGTcacagaaaaatgtgtaattttacctctaaaaatgtgtaagtttaccacctttttttgtaatccctcattttcagtctaaattgaagtaatattacatcattaaACAGGTAACATTCGACCTGTAaattttacaccttccaaatttacacaattttttgctgtaTAATATTACACGCGCGAacatcatggtaatattacaactGGGAATAAGTacgtgtgtaattttacctaaaaaatgctgtaatttttttaatagctTGAACTTGAACTGTGGACTTgaataaaattacatcattgaACAGGTAACATTCGACCTGGAaattttacaccttccaaatttactcattttttttttgctgtgtaatattacacgcgcgaacatcatggtaatattacaactGGGAATTAGTacgtgtgtaattttacctaaaaaatgcCGTAATTTTGTTATAGCTTGAACTTGAACTGTAGACTTgaataaaattacatcattgaACAGGTAACATTCGACCTGTAAATTTTacgccttccaaatttacacattgctgtgtaatattacacgcgCGAACATCATGCGAATATTACAACTGGGAattggtacatcttttatgacagaaaaagtgtgtaaatttaccttaaaaatgctgtaattttttttagcttgaTCTTAAACTTGTGGacttgaataaaatttaaagcttttctgattttttacagGATAGCACCAAGCTAAACGAGCGTGATTGGTTGGATATGCCTTCGGATTCTTGTtagacattgaaaaaaaaaaacatccaagggttttgttttaatatgaaacttttttatttgcagTTTTACGCGGTGTTTAGTTTGCGAGTGCAATCGATCCTAAAGTGTACAAGTCTTCtaaaatttgattataaaaGTCATTTGAAATATTCCTCTGAAAAACTGGAAGCATATATGAGAGtttagtagatttttttttgttttacataCTTACTAGTagaatttactgaaaaaaatatttcagagcTGGAAACAAAATGTACCTAATTATTTGTAATCGTAGTTGCATAGCTATTTGCCTTTATTATCTCAAATAGATTGTTAAATTATATTACCAAATGTGTATCGTTAAGTTTTATTAGGATTTCATGGttgttaataataaataaaatctaaattatAGTTTCATTTTACCTCCTCGTTGGCACTGGTCAGTGCTGCCAGCAGGGCGATAGCCAGGAATGTTGCGATGATGAACTTCATGTTGTCAACTGTGTTGGTAAAGTGTGAGCTGCGTTAGCGCGTTTTTATAGCAGAAATCTTGGTTCTGAAAAAGGGTAATTTTTAACGctaatcagtttttttatggCTCAGATCGATTTTCCAGAATTCACGACGGATTAAACTGTAAATAACTACCGAAACAATTCAGTGCGCTTCGCTGATAAGtcgatttgaattttaaattcactAAAGCGTGAAAAACGTAACATTCAACACCAGCTTTCAACGAATTTCTCCTATAAAACTTAACAAGCTTGACAAACTTCACCATCAGTTGGCAAAATGAAGTTCGGCATTGTGACATTTTTGGGCGTTGTGCTGCTGGCAGCACTGACGGAGGCAATTGTTGGTTCACCACCGCGTAAGGCCTTgacatgtttttgaattttgtaaactttaaaaaaaaaacctgcttTCTTCAAACTATTCAGATTTTGGCAAACGGGAAGCCGTGATGGTGCCAAATGGTAATTTTTCCTTGCTTTGAGTAgggaaggttttttttctaaatatatttttttttatttttgtgtttttactaTTTAGAAGCCGCTATCGTCAAACGAAATGGACCTCCATGTAAGAAAAGCAATTAAATTTTCggggttttgaaattttcatatatattttttttgttggatggTTTTGGCATGGGCAAACGGGAACATTTCCAGATCTAGATGGTGAGCttcttttttaatcaaattttagacgttaattttttgtttgtcaaaagTTGCTGTTACCAATTAAtgctttagaattttaaagttattattAATGCTTTTTAGAAGATTTTGGCCGGGGTAAACGGGAGGCTGTTGCGAAACGAGCTGGACCTCCATGtaagaaatgaaatttattcatcgatattttaaatattttcatcaattcttTTGTTAGACGATTTCGGTATGGGCAAACGGGAGGCTGTCGTTAAACGAGCTGGACCACCATGTAAGAAATTTAGTtcaatcttcaatattttgaaatttccatGAATTTCTTTGTTAGATGGCTTTGGCTTGGGAAAACGGGAGACTGTCGTCGAACGAAACGGACCTACATTTAAGAAATGAAATTTatgtcaatattttaatatttttgcgattttttttggttagatGATTTTGGCATGGGCGAACgcgaaagaaaaaaagttggaagtttgatttgaattatataaattattgtttaattttaaaattacaatgtTCAAATATTATCTAAATGTTggaattaataaataaaaaaataaatttctaatctaatctgcatgctggatttttttttgtgattatattacaccccaagcacttttcttgtcaatattaataatttcagtacaacacccgaaaatgtattgcaaaaaaatagagagaccagccctactgcgctgtgtttaccgcagagagaattctgagaacggattacatttcacagaatctacaggggagtaaggatgcgtggacataccgtaccaaacgctccagtttacagttttttatgtgttttgtaaGATGTGtttagtgtaaaatatagtgttgtTATATAATCAGTTAAATATAATACTGCAATACAATGAtcgtttaaccctctactgcataattttttttcaaattaaaagagttcttctttccaatgcttttaaaagatcaaaaattagttgaaaaatggatttttggcgaatttttaaatcgaaaccCGTCTAAAGGGgatgtagagggttaataaaaTCCCTCCATCTATtgataataaccactcacccaagcacataaacagcgacacaaatgaaacgaaaatgagcatgcaaaaaacgagactgcgcgtccccatGGGCAGCGCActctaacaaataaaaaaaaagaaattttcaaaaagttaagcaaaatgtatcattttattccttttaggggagctgggggtaagacggccaggcggggtaagacggccaccccactgttttaataagtatactaatgaatataactaaaatgtttagcaatactgttcctcatgctaaacaATGCATagggagtcacctttgccaatcctattgtttgaaatagcacaaaatagctcaaaataaacaaataatttttgaacttgaaaataaatgtaattttcatgaattaaaaCTTAGGCATTTGTGTTAGATAACATtatgttttcctgtcttc
Encoded here:
- the LOC119765445 gene encoding uncharacterized protein LOC119765445 isoform X1, translating into MKFGIVTFLGVVLLAALTEAIVGSPPHFGKREAVMVPNEAAIVKRNGPPYLDEDFGRGKREAVAKRAGPPYDFGMGKREAVVKRAGPPYGFGMGKREAVLERAGPPYGFGLGKRETVGN
- the LOC119765445 gene encoding uncharacterized protein LOC119765445 isoform X2; the protein is MKFGIVTFLGVVLLAALTEAIVGSPPHFGKREAVMVPNEAAIVKRNGPPYLDEDFGRGKREAVAKRAGPPYDFGMGKREAVVKRAGPPYGFGLGKRETVVERNGPTFKK